The window TTCGACCTCGAGCAACAACAGCAGCAGCGACATCACCGCGGTCCCGGCGACGCCGCCGGCGATCGCGCTCGAGAACCGCTTCATGGACCACCTCCGACACGGTCGGTCGACTCGTTGTCGGACCCGTCGGTCGACTCGGTGCCCGACTCGTCGTCCGAGTCGGAGGCCGCGTCTCCGTCCGCTCGTTCCGTCAGCCACGATTCGTACCCGTCCTCGTCGACCACCCGGACCGTCGACAGCATCTCGGGATGGCCCTCGCCGCACAGTTCGGCACAGTACAGGCGGTACTCCCCGGTTTCCGTCGGTTCCGTACGGATGAGGTGCGTCTCGCCCGGCACGGCGTCCTGTTTCAGTCCCAGCCCGGGCACGTGGACGGAGTGGATCACGTCCTCCGAGGTGACGTACAGGTACACAGGCCGGTTCGCGGGGAGCACCAGTTCGTCGTCGGTCGTCACGTCCTCGTCGAGGTACTCGAAGGTGTACTCCCACTGCTCGGTCGTGACGTTCACTTCGACGGCGCCCTCGGGCGCTCCGCCCGGTTCCTGGCCGCCGTGGGGGCCGTCGGGCAGCGTCGATACCGCCGGGTGGGCCAGCGC of the Halobiforma lacisalsi AJ5 genome contains:
- the coxB gene encoding cytochrome c oxidase subunit II; the protein is MRRTHRAAVAAVLFGFTLAAVPIVAVAGSGSGSVTNQLIRRLNRQLLYLAVPIAVLVEVILLYTVWRFRSDRNGGEEPRPTRENRQLEITWTIATAIVLLFVGTASFHALAHPAVSTLPDGPHGGQEPGGAPEGAVEVNVTTEQWEYTFEYLDEDVTTDDELVLPANRPVYLYVTSEDVIHSVHVPGLGLKQDAVPGETHLIRTEPTETGEYRLYCAELCGEGHPEMLSTVRVVDEDGYESWLTERADGDAASDSDDESGTESTDGSDNESTDRVGGGP